The Pseudomonadota bacterium sequence TGTGGGACGGCGGCACGACCCTCACGAGCGTCTGCCCGTCGGAGTCGGAGTCGATGGTGCCCGGGACGTACTATGTCGAGGTGCTGAACCCGCACGTGCCGGCGAGCCCGCTCTCGGATCTCGGCGCGTTCTGGCTCGACGGGACGATCCTCGGCGAGTTCACGGTCACCGCGACGCAGCCGCCGATCATCGGGGATCTCGATCCGTTCCGCTCTCCGGGCGCGTCCCCTGTGACCGTGACGATCAACGGCTCCGGCTTCCAGGCGGGCGCGCAGGTCATCTTCGGCACGATCGTCATGACCAGCGTCGCCGTCGATTTGTCGGGGGCCTTCATCACGGTGGGCGTGCCGAGCATCGGGAACGGCATGTACCCGGTGCGCGTGATCAACCCGGACGGGCAGGAGGACACCTTCTACTACTACCTGGCCACGCCGTCGTCCGACGCGCACCTGTCGGAGTTCGGCCCCATGACCACGCCGATGGCCGTGGCCCGGTGGCGACACGCGTCGATCCAGGGGTTCGATCCGTACGAAAACGCGTACGTCTACACCGCCGGCGGCCTCGGCTCGTTGCTCAGCCCGCCGCCGCCGCCGGACACCAACAACGACGCGCGCCGGGACGTCGAGATCATGCCGGTGAGCAACATGGGCGCGCCGTCGGCGCCGTGGATCGCGAAGAAGTGGGACCCGGGCACCAACACCCACATCGACAACCTGATGAACACGCCGCGCCAGGGCTTCTCGATCTCCCGGTACGGCGACTGGCTGTACGCGGTCGGCGGATGCGACAAGAACACGGCCGAGAGCACGACCGCCTTCCCGGCGCTCAACTCGGTGGAGCGCGCCGAGATCCTGGACAACGCGCACCAACCGCAGGACATCGAGTACGCGGTCGACGCGAGCATCGGGACCCTGCCGCTCGGCTCTTGGTACTACCGCGTCTCCGCCGTCGGCGCGTGGGGAGAGTCCCTGCCCTCCGACCTGCAGCTGGTCTTCAACGGCGAGGGATCGGTCGTGCTCACCTGGGCGACCGTGGCGGGCGCGACCGGGTACCTCGTCTACAGGAACGCGACCGCCGACGGCGACCACGGCGACGTGGGGCTGCTCGCGGTGATCACCACGACGACCACGACCTACACGGACACCGGCGCGGCGCCGAACATGGCGGTGACGCCGCTCCCGCTCGGCTCGATCGGCCCGTGGGTCGCGCTCTCGAGCACGCTCGTCAGCCCGCGCGAGGGGCTCGACACGGTGAAGATCGTGGTCCCGGACGGCGTGGGAGGCGCGTCGCCGTACATCTACGCGGTCGGCGGCCGCACGAGCTCGGCCGTGGGCGCGGCCAGCCTCAGCTCGATCGAGATCGCGCCGATCTCCGATGACGGGAGCCTCGGGGCGTTCAGCACGCTGAGCCATACGATGGTCGTGCCGCGCGGGTTCTTCGCGCTGCTCACGAGCCAGGGCCAGAACTCCTACATCTCGCGCAGCGAGTACTTCGATCCGGACGAGACGATCCACCTGATCGCCACGGCCGGCGACGACGTCTCCAACAACCCGAACAACTCCGGGCTCATGACGTTCGAGATCGCCCAGGTCAACAGCCCGAGCGGCGAGACGACGGACTGGACCGTGCAGTCGCAGGAATGGAACAAGTCGAACCTCGGCCACGACGGGCAGCTGTTCTTCGGCACGATGTTCCTGTTCCAGGCCGTGAGCAAGGAGTCGCGCGGCTCGAACCCCACGCTCAACGGCGGCACCTCGCCACGGTACAGGTACACGCCGACCAACCCGGCGGCGACGATCATCAACACCTACCAGTCGTCCAGCAACGGGCCGTCCAACCGCGCCTACTACCAGACCGTGCGGCTCAAGTCGTTCGTGTTCGTCATCGGCGGCAACGACGGGTCCGGCCCGATCGACCTCATCGACCGCGGCT is a genomic window containing:
- a CDS encoding MopE-related protein translates to AAINPVATELPADGVDQNCDSAELCYLDGDDDGFRPDATATVLSDDLDCADFGEAIGTDPVTDCDDDDAAINPLATELPADGVDQNCDSGELCFADGDDDGFRPDATATVASDDLDCADFGEAIGTDPTGDCADGDAAVNPGASEITGDGFDQNCDGAETCWLDFDDDGYRPDATSTVASTDTDCADYGEAVTGDPTTDCDDAIATCTTDCVTDVDTDGTPDCADTCLDGDGDGYGVGTGCTGLDCDDTVASCYVACETDYDSDGVRDCEDTCIDVDGDHYGAGTGCLGADCDDFTITCNVDCVTDSDFDFVEDCADYCLDSDGDYYGLPGGAGDYCAGVDCNDANPSCWTAGVNTLICDADCTSRTCGDAFVNPVASEVCDEPPNLGGYDGCDACTALGPYCGDGVVQDPPEECDTAIDPECHASCTWDFYCDEVSPTAIANASDSDLSVFGAGFDDDMFVTLVGPETAVVDPYWLTDSGAVALLESTLGLDPGTYHVWLTNEADAETTECPDTITVVATTGITVTDVAPAIAWTGDPGNGISDDAVVRIAGTGFLEVPLVRWVNIDEPGIRYDAPYTLWDGGTTLTSVCPSESESMVPGTYYVEVLNPHVPASPLSDLGAFWLDGTILGEFTVTATQPPIIGDLDPFRSPGASPVTVTINGSGFQAGAQVIFGTIVMTSVAVDLSGAFITVGVPSIGNGMYPVRVINPDGQEDTFYYYLATPSSDAHLSEFGPMTTPMAVARWRHASIQGFDPYENAYVYTAGGLGSLLSPPPPPDTNNDARRDVEIMPVSNMGAPSAPWIAKKWDPGTNTHIDNLMNTPRQGFSISRYGDWLYAVGGCDKNTAESTTAFPALNSVERAEILDNAHQPQDIEYAVDASIGTLPLGSWYYRVSAVGAWGESLPSDLQLVFNGEGSVVLTWATVAGATGYLVYRNATADGDHGDVGLLAVITTTTTTYTDTGAAPNMAVTPLPLGSIGPWVALSSTLVSPREGLDTVKIVVPDGVGGASPYIYAVGGRTSSAVGAASLSSIEIAPISDDGSLGAFSTLSHTMVVPRGFFALLTSQGQNSYISRSEYFDPDETIHLIATAGDDVSNNPNNSGLMTFEIAQVNSPSGETTDWTVQSQEWNKSNLGHDGQLFFGTMFLFQAVSKESRGSNPTLNGGTSPRYRYTPTNPAATIINTYQSSSNGPSNRAYYQTVRLKSFVFVIGGNDGSGPIDLIDRGY